The proteins below are encoded in one region of Tessaracoccus aquimaris:
- the hisF gene encoding imidazole glycerol phosphate synthase subunit HisF, giving the protein MSVALRVIPCLDVHDGRVVKGVNFQNLRDAGDPVELAARYSAEGADELTFLDISASSDARATTRDMVARCAETVFIPLTVGGGVRSVADVDALLRSGADKVGINTGALANPGVIDEIAAVFGNQVLVLSLDARREPGMASGYGVTTHGGRKSAGIDALAWAREAVERGVGEVLLNSMDADGTTDGYDLEMTAAVRDVVDVPLIASGGAGTVEHFVEAARVGVDALLAASVFHYGTLTISQVKAGLAEAGFEVR; this is encoded by the coding sequence ATGTCAGTAGCTCTCAGGGTGATTCCCTGCCTCGACGTCCACGACGGCCGCGTCGTCAAGGGCGTCAACTTCCAGAACCTGCGCGACGCGGGCGACCCCGTCGAACTCGCCGCCCGGTATTCGGCGGAGGGGGCCGACGAGCTCACCTTCCTCGACATCTCGGCCTCCTCGGACGCCCGCGCCACCACCCGCGACATGGTCGCCCGCTGCGCCGAGACCGTCTTCATCCCGCTGACCGTCGGCGGGGGAGTGCGCTCGGTCGCCGACGTCGACGCGCTGCTGCGCTCCGGCGCGGACAAGGTCGGCATCAACACCGGGGCGCTGGCCAACCCGGGCGTGATCGACGAGATCGCCGCCGTCTTCGGCAACCAGGTGCTCGTCCTCTCGCTCGACGCCAGGCGCGAACCGGGCATGGCCTCCGGCTACGGCGTCACCACACACGGCGGCCGGAAGTCCGCAGGCATCGACGCGCTCGCCTGGGCGAGGGAGGCCGTCGAGCGTGGCGTCGGCGAGGTGCTGCTCAACTCGATGGACGCCGACGGCACCACCGACGGGTACGACCTGGAGATGACCGCCGCCGTCCGCGACGTCGTCGACGTCCCGCTGATCGCCTCCGGCGGCGCGGGCACCGTCGAGCACTTCGTCGAGGCGGCCCGCGTCGGGGTCGACGCCCTGCTCGCCGCCAGCGTCTTCCACTACGGGACGCTCACCATCTCCCAGGTCAAGGCCGGCCTCGCCGAGGCAGGCTTCGAGGTCCGCTGA
- a CDS encoding HIT family protein: MDCLFCSIVAGEIPSKKIYEDDVAYAFLDISPWQVGHTLVIPKAHSVDVLEDDEVLATIAPAVARVGRLLKERLGADACNVMSNAGAVSGQEVFHSHVHVLPRYASSPGIANLKTRVDEDVETTWKRINYTT, from the coding sequence ATGGACTGCCTGTTCTGCAGCATCGTGGCGGGGGAGATCCCGTCGAAGAAGATCTATGAGGACGACGTCGCCTACGCCTTCCTCGACATCTCGCCCTGGCAGGTCGGCCACACGCTGGTGATCCCCAAGGCGCACAGCGTCGACGTGCTCGAGGACGACGAGGTGCTCGCCACCATCGCCCCGGCGGTCGCACGGGTCGGCAGGCTGCTGAAGGAGCGGCTCGGCGCCGACGCGTGCAACGTGATGTCGAACGCGGGCGCCGTCTCCGGCCAGGAGGTGTTCCACAGCCACGTCCACGTGCTGCCCCGCTACGCCTCATCGCCCGGGATCGCCAACCTCAAGACCCGCGTCGACGAGGATGTCGAGACCACCTGGAAGCGGATAAACTACACAACGTAG
- a CDS encoding acetolactate synthase large subunit: protein MADTDGQVMTGAQALVESLERMGVDVAFGIPGGAILPAYDPLYDSKIRHILVRHEQGAGHAAEGYAMSSGQVGVCIATSGPGATNLVTAIANAYMDSTPIVAITGQVNSASIGTDAFQEADIRGITMPITKHSFLIKNVEGIPLAIKEAFHIASTGRPGPVLVDIAKDALVAKATFVWPEDLDLPGYKPTVRPHARQIRAAAKLIADAKRPVLYVGGGVSIARAQEELATFVEKTSIPVVTTLMARGVFPDSHELHMGMPGMHGTVAAVGALQKADLLIALGTRFDDRVTGKLDSFAPDAKVIHADVDPAEIGKNKWVDVPIVGDVKLTLEALNEAIDAYDRPDADAWRRQLATMKERYQPRWDEDPDGRLSPQEVIKRIGQLSPPDTIYAAGVGQHQMWAAHFLPHEQAGKWINSGGAGTMGFCVPAAMGAKVANPDTTVWGIDGDGCFQMTNQELVTCAVNNIPIKIAVINNNALGMVRQWQSLFYDGRYSNTDLNTESVPNFPLLAEAMGCVGLRATNEEEMDAAIKRALEINDRPVVVEFVVHKDAMVWPMVPAGTSNDEIQFARDLAPEWEEEVL from the coding sequence ATGGCAGACACCGATGGTCAGGTCATGACGGGGGCGCAGGCGCTCGTCGAGTCCCTCGAACGAATGGGCGTCGACGTAGCCTTCGGCATTCCCGGCGGTGCGATCCTCCCCGCGTACGACCCGCTCTACGACTCGAAGATCCGCCACATCCTGGTGCGCCACGAGCAGGGCGCGGGGCACGCGGCCGAGGGGTACGCCATGAGCTCCGGTCAGGTCGGCGTCTGCATCGCCACCTCCGGCCCCGGCGCCACCAACCTGGTCACCGCGATCGCCAACGCCTACATGGACTCGACCCCGATCGTCGCGATCACCGGTCAGGTCAACAGCGCCTCGATCGGAACCGACGCGTTCCAAGAGGCCGACATCCGTGGCATCACGATGCCGATCACGAAGCACTCGTTCCTGATCAAGAACGTCGAGGGAATCCCGCTCGCGATCAAGGAGGCGTTCCACATCGCCTCCACCGGTCGCCCCGGCCCGGTGCTCGTCGACATCGCCAAGGACGCGCTGGTGGCGAAGGCCACGTTCGTGTGGCCAGAGGATCTCGACCTGCCCGGCTACAAGCCGACGGTGCGACCGCACGCCCGCCAGATCCGGGCGGCGGCCAAGCTGATCGCCGACGCCAAGCGCCCGGTGCTCTACGTCGGCGGCGGCGTCTCGATCGCCCGTGCGCAGGAGGAACTGGCGACGTTCGTCGAGAAGACGAGCATCCCCGTCGTCACGACCCTGATGGCGCGCGGCGTCTTCCCCGACAGCCACGAACTGCACATGGGCATGCCCGGCATGCACGGCACGGTCGCCGCCGTCGGGGCGCTGCAGAAGGCCGACCTGCTGATCGCGCTCGGCACCCGCTTCGACGACCGCGTCACCGGCAAGCTCGACAGCTTCGCGCCCGACGCGAAGGTCATCCACGCCGATGTCGACCCGGCCGAGATCGGGAAGAACAAGTGGGTCGACGTGCCCATCGTCGGCGACGTCAAGCTGACGCTCGAGGCGCTCAACGAGGCCATCGACGCCTACGACCGCCCCGACGCCGACGCGTGGCGGCGCCAACTCGCCACCATGAAGGAGCGCTACCAGCCGCGTTGGGACGAGGACCCCGACGGTCGGCTGTCCCCGCAGGAGGTCATCAAGCGGATCGGGCAGCTCAGCCCGCCCGACACGATCTACGCGGCGGGCGTCGGCCAGCACCAGATGTGGGCGGCGCACTTCCTTCCGCACGAGCAGGCAGGCAAGTGGATCAACTCCGGTGGCGCGGGAACCATGGGCTTCTGCGTGCCAGCGGCGATGGGCGCGAAGGTCGCCAACCCCGACACCACGGTGTGGGGCATCGACGGCGACGGCTGCTTCCAGATGACGAACCAGGAACTGGTCACCTGCGCCGTCAACAACATCCCCATCAAGATCGCCGTCATCAACAACAACGCGCTCGGCATGGTGCGCCAGTGGCAGTCGCTGTTCTACGACGGCCGCTACTCCAACACCGACCTCAACACCGAGTCGGTGCCGAACTTCCCGCTGCTCGCAGAGGCGATGGGCTGCGTCGGCCTGCGCGCCACCAACGAGGAGGAGATGGACGCCGCCATCAAGCGGGCGCTCGAGATCAACGACCGCCCCGTCGTGGTGGAGTTCGTCGTCCACAAGGACGCCATGGTGTGGCCGATGGTGCCCGCAGGCACCAGCAACGATGAGATCCAGTTCGCCCGCGACCTGGCGCCCGAGTGGGAAGAGGAAGTGCTGTGA
- the ilvN gene encoding acetolactate synthase small subunit, with product MKNHTLSILVSNRPGVLARIASLFSRRGFNIQSLAVGPTERDSVSRMTVVAQVHDDATLEQIVKQLNKLIEVRKVLELGTNAVRREMVLVKVRADVHTRSQVIDVVSLFRGKAVDVSSETITVEATGSDEKLTALLEMLAPHGIIELVQSGQVALGRGTKILAEKAK from the coding sequence GTGAAGAACCACACCCTGTCGATCCTGGTCTCCAACCGACCGGGCGTGCTCGCCCGCATCGCGTCGCTGTTCTCGCGCCGCGGGTTCAACATCCAGTCGCTCGCGGTCGGCCCGACGGAACGCGATTCCGTCTCCCGGATGACCGTCGTCGCGCAGGTGCATGACGACGCGACGCTTGAGCAGATCGTCAAGCAGCTCAACAAGCTGATCGAGGTGCGCAAGGTGCTCGAGCTCGGCACCAACGCCGTGCGCCGCGAGATGGTGCTCGTGAAGGTCCGCGCGGACGTGCACACCCGCAGCCAGGTGATCGACGTCGTGAGCCTGTTCCGCGGCAAGGCCGTCGACGTGTCGTCCGAGACCATCACCGTCGAGGCGACGGGAAGCGACGAGAAGCTCACAGCGCTGTTGGAGATGCTCGCACCGCACGGCATCATCGAACTCGTCCAGTCGGGTCAGGTCGCGCTCGGGCGCGGCACGAAGATCCTCGCAGAAAAAGCTAAGTAG
- a CDS encoding Sec-independent protein translocase subunit TatA/TatB translates to MALLLFGGSRLAGVGKGVGRSIREFKDEVKGPEGPAKEEIVEAEIVQPEIDRNKTES, encoded by the coding sequence GTGGCGCTGTTGCTGTTCGGCGGTTCGCGACTGGCCGGCGTCGGCAAGGGTGTCGGACGCTCGATCCGCGAATTCAAGGACGAGGTCAAGGGTCCCGAGGGCCCCGCCAAGGAAGAGATCGTCGAGGCGGAGATCGTCCAGCCGGAGATCGATCGCAACAAGACCGAGAGCTGA
- a CDS encoding endonuclease/exonuclease/phosphatase family protein, with amino-acid sequence MWRSPLLVVGWVTVGTLATLWVLAATPLRSVEGVAPLVAPDRVAALIALTVALLSGLAARRMGPARRRLVVLLVASLLVCGLFVGRVLVQGTHSVVPAHGEPTLRVLSWNAAGVHPADIAQRFHEVAVRRDVDVLVLPETGDEIARMVSDRLDLLGWDHAMFEDGATSVFVRDALATEAGYVLLPGNPPWAGITVKPRRASAETPFIVAVHVQQPSPGNVAVRDEHLAWVESLCAGSDFVLAVGDFNSTPNHLDSGRLGRCADVALAVEAGAASTWPTWLPSWLGISIDRAMVGPPYEPGTFGFEVLRSVDTGGPGLGSDDGADHWPILIEVTAP; translated from the coding sequence ATGTGGAGATCGCCGCTCCTCGTCGTCGGCTGGGTGACGGTCGGCACCCTCGCGACGCTCTGGGTGCTGGCGGCCACGCCGCTTCGATCGGTCGAGGGCGTCGCCCCGCTGGTGGCACCCGACCGCGTCGCTGCTCTGATTGCGCTCACGGTCGCCCTCTTGTCCGGGCTGGCGGCTCGGCGCATGGGGCCGGCCCGCCGCAGACTCGTGGTGCTCCTCGTAGCGTCATTGCTGGTGTGTGGCCTGTTCGTCGGGCGGGTCCTCGTGCAGGGAACCCACTCGGTCGTCCCTGCTCACGGCGAGCCGACCCTGCGCGTTCTCTCCTGGAACGCCGCAGGCGTCCATCCCGCCGACATCGCCCAGCGATTCCACGAGGTCGCGGTTCGGCGCGACGTGGACGTCCTCGTGCTGCCTGAGACCGGTGACGAGATCGCGCGGATGGTCTCCGACCGGTTGGACCTCCTCGGCTGGGACCACGCGATGTTCGAGGACGGCGCGACGTCGGTGTTCGTGCGAGACGCCCTCGCCACGGAGGCCGGATATGTGTTGCTCCCGGGCAATCCGCCGTGGGCCGGGATCACCGTGAAGCCGCGGCGGGCATCGGCGGAGACGCCTTTCATCGTCGCCGTCCATGTGCAACAGCCCTCACCCGGGAACGTCGCCGTCCGTGACGAGCACTTGGCCTGGGTCGAATCGCTGTGCGCAGGCAGCGACTTCGTGCTGGCTGTCGGGGACTTCAACAGCACGCCGAACCACCTGGACTCCGGTCGACTCGGCCGCTGCGCGGACGTGGCACTTGCCGTGGAGGCTGGGGCCGCCAGCACCTGGCCCACCTGGCTCCCGAGCTGGCTTGGCATCTCGATCGACCGGGCGATGGTCGGCCCGCCCTACGAGCCGGGCACCTTCGGATTCGAGGTGCTGCGCTCCGTCGACACAGGCGGACCGGGCCTCGGCAGCGACGACGGGGCCGATCACTGGCCGATCCTCATCGAAGTGACCGCGCCCTGA
- a CDS encoding diacylglycerol/lipid kinase family protein → MSSEVAKRRLVSVVCNQRSGGGKAGRALPKVAARLREGLPNAELHIVTSTSYEQARDLTRSVALTARPGDVVAVMGGDGMAHLGLNACAETDATLAVIPAGTGNDLARGAGIPGSINESVEALVRGRTRRLDLSRLTNSSGSRYVGAVVSSGYDARVNRATNDIRLRFGALSYGYIALRELAAFSPLHYRLTVDGVEREVSAMMVAIANTGVFGGGMQIAPDADPTDGLLDVTIIHEASRSKLLRLLPSVYSGKFVTNPVAERFRAKVVKFEGDGLFVMGDGEEMGEVPATVEAIPGILNLIVA, encoded by the coding sequence GTGAGCAGCGAGGTCGCGAAACGGCGCCTCGTCAGCGTCGTGTGCAATCAGCGTTCCGGCGGCGGCAAGGCGGGGCGGGCGCTCCCGAAGGTGGCCGCCCGGCTGCGTGAAGGGCTCCCCAACGCCGAGCTTCACATCGTCACCTCCACCTCCTACGAGCAGGCCCGCGACCTGACCCGCTCGGTCGCCCTGACGGCGCGCCCCGGCGACGTGGTCGCCGTGATGGGCGGCGACGGCATGGCGCACCTGGGGCTGAACGCCTGCGCCGAGACCGACGCGACGCTCGCCGTCATCCCGGCAGGCACCGGCAACGACCTGGCCCGCGGCGCAGGCATCCCCGGATCGATCAACGAGTCGGTCGAGGCCCTCGTGCGGGGCAGGACCCGCAGGCTCGACCTGTCGCGGCTGACGAACTCCAGCGGCAGTCGCTACGTCGGAGCCGTCGTCTCCAGCGGCTACGACGCCCGCGTGAACCGGGCCACCAACGACATCCGGCTGCGCTTCGGCGCCCTCAGCTACGGCTACATCGCGCTGCGCGAACTCGCCGCCTTCTCGCCGCTCCACTACCGGCTCACGGTGGACGGTGTGGAGCGCGAGGTGAGCGCCATGATGGTCGCGATCGCCAACACCGGCGTGTTCGGCGGCGGCATGCAGATCGCCCCCGACGCCGACCCGACCGACGGCCTGCTTGACGTGACGATCATCCACGAGGCCTCCCGCAGCAAGCTGCTGCGGCTGCTGCCCAGCGTCTACAGCGGCAAGTTCGTCACCAACCCGGTCGCCGAGCGGTTCCGCGCAAAGGTCGTCAAGTTCGAGGGCGACGGCCTGTTCGTGATGGGCGACGGCGAGGAGATGGGCGAGGTGCCAGCGACGGTCGAGGCGATCCCGGGCATCCTCAACCTGATCGTGGCCTGA
- the tatC gene encoding twin-arginine translocase subunit TatC, with product MSAASAEPADKRRRFAWLRPPEGGPGGTMSLFDHLRELRYRITISAAAITVGAIVCAFFYQQLVSFVLAPWVRARQTLEENLGAETIIANNGITQAFTVAVILCVVGGIFVAAPVWIWQVWSFVAPGLVAKEKKYSLIFVGISLPLFFAGCALGYYVWPKGIEVLLSFTPKDQGITNILDVANFMGMEIKVMLVFGLSFLLPVVVVGLNMAGVVRGYQLKKARKGVIFGSVVLSAVATPTTDPFSMLALAVPITVMFFIAEIICRSWDKKRGILEEQAEEFAIDLNDGK from the coding sequence ATGTCGGCCGCATCCGCTGAACCGGCGGACAAGCGCCGCCGGTTCGCGTGGCTGCGGCCCCCGGAGGGCGGTCCCGGCGGCACCATGTCGCTGTTCGACCACCTGCGGGAGTTGCGCTACCGGATCACCATCTCGGCGGCAGCGATCACCGTGGGCGCCATCGTGTGCGCCTTCTTCTACCAGCAACTCGTCTCGTTCGTGCTCGCCCCGTGGGTCAGGGCACGCCAGACGCTCGAGGAGAACCTCGGCGCCGAGACGATCATCGCCAACAACGGCATCACGCAGGCGTTCACCGTCGCCGTCATCCTCTGTGTCGTCGGCGGCATCTTCGTCGCCGCCCCCGTGTGGATCTGGCAGGTCTGGTCCTTCGTGGCTCCAGGGCTGGTCGCCAAGGAGAAGAAGTACTCCCTGATCTTCGTCGGCATCTCGCTCCCGCTGTTCTTCGCGGGTTGCGCGCTCGGCTACTACGTGTGGCCCAAGGGCATCGAGGTGCTGCTGAGCTTCACCCCCAAGGACCAGGGGATCACCAACATCCTCGACGTGGCCAACTTCATGGGCATGGAGATCAAGGTGATGCTCGTCTTCGGGCTCAGCTTCCTCCTGCCAGTGGTCGTCGTCGGCCTCAACATGGCGGGCGTCGTCCGCGGCTACCAGCTCAAGAAGGCCCGCAAGGGCGTCATCTTCGGCTCCGTGGTGCTCTCTGCGGTCGCGACCCCCACCACCGACCCCTTCTCGATGCTCGCGCTTGCCGTCCCCATCACGGTGATGTTCTTCATCGCCGAGATCATCTGCCGCTCCTGGGACAAGAAGCGCGGCATCCTCGAGGAGCAGGCCGAGGAGTTCGCCATCGACCTCAACGACGGCAAGTGA
- a CDS encoding helix-turn-helix transcriptional regulator: protein MRSGEQLTRLLRLVPYLSSRPGIEVATVAEAFKVTPNQIIRDLEVLQFCGLPGGYVDDLFDVDIEAVRDEGHIDFRNAEVLNRPLRLRPAEAASLLAALRLVVDVAGESDAAASALAKLEAAVGGDDDRVSVAVAPSDPGHRAALSEAITGSRTVRLSYRKPASPGLSVADVEPARVRLVDGYSYLDAWSRARGAWRSYRLDRIAAVEVSDERFDPRGEPPTGWFDDVPERLSLTVGAEARWIAEYYPTTQVEEVDDGLRVTFPVASREWAIALLLRLGASVREVSDAEILADARARAAEALAHYRDNVE from the coding sequence ATGAGGTCAGGCGAACAGCTCACCCGGCTGCTGCGACTGGTGCCCTACCTGTCGTCGCGGCCCGGCATCGAGGTGGCGACCGTCGCGGAGGCGTTCAAGGTCACCCCGAACCAGATCATCCGCGACCTGGAGGTGCTCCAGTTCTGCGGGCTGCCAGGCGGCTATGTCGACGACCTGTTCGACGTAGACATCGAGGCCGTCCGCGACGAGGGACACATCGACTTCCGCAACGCGGAGGTACTCAACCGCCCGCTTCGCCTCCGTCCGGCCGAGGCCGCGAGCCTGCTGGCCGCGCTCAGGCTGGTCGTGGACGTCGCCGGGGAGTCCGACGCCGCCGCCTCCGCGCTCGCCAAGTTGGAGGCCGCCGTCGGAGGCGACGACGACAGGGTCAGCGTCGCCGTCGCACCGTCCGACCCCGGGCACCGCGCGGCGCTTTCCGAGGCGATCACGGGATCACGGACGGTGCGGCTCAGCTACCGCAAGCCCGCCAGCCCCGGCCTCTCCGTCGCAGACGTGGAGCCGGCCCGGGTCCGACTGGTCGACGGCTACTCCTACCTTGACGCCTGGAGCAGGGCGCGCGGCGCGTGGCGCAGCTACCGGCTCGACCGGATCGCGGCCGTCGAGGTGAGCGACGAGCGCTTCGATCCGCGCGGCGAGCCGCCGACCGGATGGTTCGACGACGTGCCCGAGAGGCTCAGCCTCACGGTCGGCGCCGAGGCGCGCTGGATCGCCGAGTACTACCCGACCACGCAGGTCGAGGAGGTCGACGACGGGCTGCGCGTGACCTTCCCCGTCGCGTCGCGCGAGTGGGCCATCGCGCTGCTGCTGCGGCTCGGGGCGTCGGTGCGCGAAGTGTCCGACGCGGAGATCCTCGCCGACGCGAGGGCGCGTGCCGCCGAGGCCCTGGCCCACTACCGGGACAACGTGGAGTAG
- a CDS encoding DEAD/DEAH box helicase: MPDEVRDFAALYPYRLDDYQISACRELAAGAGVLVAAPTGAGKTVVGEFAVHLAVETGRKCFYTTPIKALSNQKYHDLVERYGNERVGLLTGDTSVNSEAQIVVMTTEVLRNMIYASSPTLNNLGYVVMDEVHYLADKFRGAVWEEVILSLSESVQIVALSATVSNVEDFGDWLRTVRGHYAVVVSERRPVPLFQQVLVGRKLIDLFEGVAPTAQELPSDRAAKVNHELLRVSKSEATRVRDDSRNPRGRSGRGKQGGGGRGSGQYGGATHPRFAGRPTSRGEVAIVLDRADLLPAIYFIFSRIGCDSAVRQVADAGITLTTRSEARLLGEIADRHTSSLKEADLEALEYERFRDALMAGVAAHHAGQLPAFKAIVEEGFTSGALKLVFATETLALGINMPARTVVLEKLVKYNGEAHVDITPGEYTQLTGRAGRRGIDVEGHAVVLWQAGMDPRAVAGLASRRTYPLRSSFAPTYNMAVNLMATMGPVRSRELLEQSFAQFQTDKSVVKASRVERGLQADLTAAREAIDCHLGDAMEYALLRDEISGLEAASSKARKAEAADAVAESITMLMPGDIVHVPRQGWSVVLRVGQKQQRGGEPWVQTISADHTVLKLQPHDLRGPLVGVGRVRVPRDFSMRDRKSRRALLTSMSDKIEQTDPEIPDTTIPTDDDVARRIADLRRQLKAHPVHECPDREQHAVEAARIIRLEREARRLEAQTTGRANSLAVQFDRVCAVLSDLGYLDGDDLTDAGRMLRRIYNELDLVAAECVRRDVFADLDPAQLAAVLSTLVYESRPSRDAVHPRMPDATSERAQSELRAVWREVGQLERSHKRDRGREPDIGFAEAAWRWSSGQDLAKVLATTGMAAGDFVRWVRQVIDLAGQLATAVGPGDLRRTCHAAADSMRRGVVAADMSED, encoded by the coding sequence CTGCCCGATGAGGTGCGCGATTTCGCCGCGCTCTACCCCTACCGACTCGACGACTACCAGATCTCCGCCTGCCGTGAACTCGCGGCCGGGGCGGGCGTGCTTGTCGCCGCGCCCACCGGAGCGGGGAAGACCGTTGTGGGGGAGTTCGCCGTCCACCTCGCCGTCGAGACCGGGCGGAAGTGCTTCTACACCACGCCCATCAAGGCACTGTCGAACCAGAAGTACCACGACCTCGTCGAGCGCTACGGCAACGAACGCGTGGGCCTGCTGACCGGCGACACCTCCGTCAACTCCGAGGCGCAGATCGTGGTGATGACCACCGAGGTGCTGCGCAACATGATCTATGCCTCCTCGCCCACGCTGAACAACCTCGGCTACGTCGTGATGGACGAGGTGCACTACCTCGCCGACAAGTTCCGCGGAGCAGTGTGGGAGGAGGTCATCTTGTCGCTCTCCGAGTCGGTGCAGATCGTGGCCCTGTCCGCGACCGTCAGCAACGTCGAGGACTTCGGCGACTGGCTGCGAACCGTCCGCGGCCACTACGCGGTCGTGGTGTCCGAGCGTCGACCCGTGCCGCTTTTCCAGCAGGTGCTCGTCGGGCGCAAGCTGATCGACCTGTTCGAGGGGGTCGCCCCCACCGCGCAGGAACTGCCGAGCGACCGGGCCGCGAAGGTCAACCACGAACTGCTGCGCGTCTCCAAGAGCGAGGCGACCAGGGTCCGTGACGACTCCCGCAACCCGCGCGGACGCTCCGGTCGCGGCAAGCAGGGCGGGGGCGGGCGCGGCTCGGGGCAGTACGGCGGCGCCACCCACCCCAGGTTCGCGGGCCGGCCCACCAGCAGGGGAGAGGTCGCCATCGTGCTCGACCGCGCCGACCTGCTGCCCGCCATCTACTTCATCTTCTCCAGGATCGGCTGCGACTCCGCCGTCCGGCAGGTCGCCGACGCAGGCATCACGCTGACCACCCGCTCAGAGGCGCGGCTGCTCGGCGAGATCGCCGACCGGCACACCTCAAGCCTCAAGGAGGCCGACCTGGAGGCGCTCGAGTACGAGCGGTTCCGCGACGCGCTGATGGCGGGCGTCGCCGCCCACCACGCGGGCCAGTTGCCCGCGTTCAAGGCCATCGTCGAGGAGGGCTTCACCAGCGGAGCCCTGAAGCTGGTCTTCGCGACGGAGACCCTCGCGCTCGGCATCAACATGCCCGCCCGCACGGTCGTCCTCGAGAAGCTGGTCAAGTACAACGGCGAGGCGCACGTCGACATCACGCCCGGCGAATACACCCAGTTGACGGGGCGGGCAGGGCGTCGCGGCATCGACGTCGAGGGCCACGCCGTCGTGCTGTGGCAGGCGGGGATGGATCCGCGCGCCGTCGCGGGCCTCGCCTCGCGCCGCACCTACCCGCTGCGCTCCAGCTTCGCGCCGACGTACAACATGGCCGTCAACCTGATGGCGACCATGGGGCCCGTGCGATCCCGCGAACTCCTCGAGCAGTCCTTCGCCCAGTTCCAGACCGACAAGTCCGTCGTCAAGGCCTCCCGCGTCGAGCGCGGGCTGCAGGCCGACCTGACGGCGGCACGGGAGGCCATCGACTGCCACCTGGGCGACGCCATGGAGTACGCGCTGCTGCGTGACGAGATCTCGGGCCTGGAGGCCGCCTCGTCCAAGGCGCGGAAGGCGGAGGCCGCCGACGCCGTCGCCGAGTCGATCACCATGCTGATGCCCGGCGACATCGTGCACGTCCCGCGCCAGGGCTGGTCCGTGGTGCTGCGCGTCGGGCAGAAGCAGCAGCGCGGCGGCGAGCCGTGGGTGCAGACCATCTCCGCCGACCACACCGTCTTGAAGTTGCAGCCCCACGACCTGCGCGGCCCGCTGGTCGGCGTCGGCCGGGTGCGGGTGCCGCGCGACTTCTCGATGCGCGACCGCAAGTCCCGCCGCGCGCTGCTCACGTCGATGTCGGACAAGATCGAGCAGACCGACCCAGAGATCCCCGACACCACCATCCCCACCGACGACGACGTTGCGCGCCGGATCGCCGACCTGCGCAGGCAGCTGAAGGCCCACCCCGTCCACGAGTGCCCCGACCGGGAGCAGCACGCCGTCGAGGCCGCCAGGATCATCCGCCTTGAGCGCGAGGCGCGCCGCCTCGAGGCGCAGACCACCGGCAGGGCCAACTCGCTCGCGGTGCAGTTCGACCGGGTCTGCGCCGTGCTCAGCGACCTCGGCTACCTCGATGGAGACGACCTCACCGACGCGGGCCGGATGCTCAGGCGCATCTACAACGAACTCGACCTGGTCGCCGCCGAATGCGTCCGCCGCGACGTGTTCGCCGACCTCGACCCCGCCCAACTGGCCGCGGTGCTCTCCACGCTCGTCTACGAGTCGAGGCCGAGCCGCGACGCCGTCCACCCGCGGATGCCAGACGCGACCTCCGAGCGCGCCCAGTCCGAACTGCGGGCCGTGTGGCGCGAGGTCGGCCAACTGGAACGCAGCCACAAGCGTGACCGGGGCCGCGAGCCCGACATCGGCTTCGCGGAGGCTGCCTGGCGCTGGTCGAGCGGGCAGGACCTCGCCAAGGTGCTCGCCACCACCGGCATGGCCGCGGGCGACTTCGTGCGCTGGGTCCGCCAGGTGATCGACCTCGCGGGCCAACTCGCCACCGCGGTCGGCCCGGGCGACCTGCGCCGCACCTGCCACGCGGCCGCCGACTCCATGCGGCGCGGCGTGGTGGCCGCCGACATGTCGGAGGACTGA